The sequence below is a genomic window from Dyadobacter chenwenxiniae.
CCGTTTGGAAACCATATCGGCCTGGTCAAAGTTTTTGACCATTTTAATATTCGCAGGCAGTATTTCGCTGAATTCTTCCAGTACAGGTGTGTACTGTCCTTTAACCTGACTGATGTCGACATCGTTTTTCATTGCGGCCGTGACCAGAATACAGCGCTGACCGTTGATGCGGGTGATGTGGCTAACTGTGCCATCTTTATAGCTCACGCTGGCAACATCTTTGAGGTATACTATTTTTCCGTTGGCGTTGTAGATGACCGTGTTTGCAACATCTTCCGCATTTTTAAATTTCCCACTGGTTTTCACATTAAAAACCTTGCTGTCCATATGGATACTTCCTCCCGGAATGTCTGCCGCTTCACTTTGCAAACTACCTGCGACCAGGTTTATCGGTATTTTCAGCTGTGTGAGCTTATCCAGTTGCAAATCAATACGTATCTCCTGTTCTGGCATTCCTGTGTATTTCACCTCTCGCAGGTTGGTGATCTTTTCCAGTTTGGTTTTCAGAATATCCGCATTGTCCCTCAATGTTTTTGATGAAGCCGTATTGGATATGAGTGCGACCTGAATGATTTTCACATCGGACGAGGCGATTTTTTCAGTCTTGATCTGATAAATTTCCTTGGGAAGCTCGCTATTTTTCAAAGCGTTTATTTCCGTGGAAATTTCCTGATACTTGTTATCCACATCAACGCCATACTTGAACTTGATTTGGATGGCGGCCACTCCGTCTTCGACCGTGGTCAGGATCTTGTCGATGTTTTCCAGACCGTAAATTTTATTTTCGATGGGTTTAACAACCTGTTCTTCCATGTCCTTGGGGCTGGTGCCAGGGTAAATTACTGTGACCAGATATTGTGGTGGATGGGTCGTGGGGTCTTCTGAGCGTGGCATGGTAAGCAGCGTCAGCACGCCGACAACAGCAACCAGAAGGAAAATAATCAGGGTGAACTGATAATTTTTAACAGCGAAACTGGTAATTTTCATTGCTTTGAGATTACTGTATTACTTTGATGGTTGATTCTTCGTTCAGATAGGCACTATTGGAAATAACCACCTGGTCGCTCGGCTTGAGCCCCTCTTTCAGATACACCGTTTTGTTGTCGAAACTGGCAATGTCAATTGGCACCTTCTTTACTTTTCCCGGGCCATTTAAAATGAATGCGTATGCCGTGTATCCGTCCGCTTCCACCAACGCATCATAGGGAATGCTCATTACATGCTGCGCTTTTCCGGTAGCGATCTGCGCTTTGCCAAACATGCCCACGGCAGGTTTGATGTCTGTTAATTTCAATTTTAATTCCACCTGAAAAGAGGCCGCGGCCGCATCAGCGGTTTGAGACTTACGAAATACGAAGGCATCAATCGGTTTGTCCGGGTAGCCGTCCAGGATAACCGTTGCTTTTTGTCCAGCGGACACAGCGGCCCACTCCTTATCGGTAAGTCCTACCCGCAAAAGAAAGCTTTTGTCCTGTTTGGTCTCGTTGATGACAAGTACCGGGCTACCCGGCGCGATCACCTCTCCTTCCGAGGCCAGCCGCTTGGCGACAAAACCATCGGACGCGGCGTAAATCCGGGAATACTGCTCGTTGAAGGATACGGTCTCATCCCCTTTTTTGGCGATATCTAAAAGCGTTTTGGTATTCTGCAACTGTTCTTTGGTGTACACACTGTCGCGGTAAAGGTTCACCGCCCGGTCATAGTCGCGCTGCGCTTTTTCTACATTCAGATTCGACTGGCTCAACCCCGCTGCAATCTCTGTGGCGTTCAAAACGGCCAATAGCTGCCCTTTTTTGAAAGATTGTCCTTCCTCGACCAGAATGCGGCTGATCACCCCTCCTATTTTAAAGCCATACTTTGCTTCATGTTCTGTGCTGACAAGACCTGTTGCATTGATGTTCCCCGAAACGTCAAGTGAGCTGACCACTGAAACTTTTACAGGAATTGCTTCCCTGTCATCGAAATGAACTTCCTCTTTGGGTGTCTGTTTGCAGGCCAGAAAGGCCGCAGTTCCCAAAATCAGTAATGGTATCGTTTTCATATATTCTATTTTTTTGATTATTGAAATGTAAAACTGGCATTGGCGCGCTCGATCGAAGCCTGGGTAATCCAGATGTCGAACAGCGCAATATTGGCATCCAGACGGGCATTGATCAGCTGGTTTTGCGCATCGAGCAGTTCAATGTAAATCGCCACACCTTCCCTATATAATTTCAGCTCGTCGTTGTAGTAGGTTTGGGCTGTTTTAAGCTGTGACTGGGCGGATTGGTACTGGGCTATCGCAGTCTGCATCTGGTTTTGACGGACCTTTAACTCTGTAAATAGCTGCTTTTCTATGTAATCAGTCTGAGCCGAAATGCTTTTCTGTTCAGCGGCCGCCTTTTTGATTTTATAATTATTTTTTCCAAAAGCAAACAGGTCCCAGTCCAGCGACACACCCCAGAAATAGTAGCGGCTTTTATTATTGAAATTCCAATCAAATGACTGCGAACCCAGGTCTATAAACGTTCCTACTCTGGGGATGATGTAGGACTTGGCAAGACCAGTCAGGTTGGTATTGATTCCTTGTGAAATTTTGAGTTTGTAGAGCTCTTCCCTGCCTGCCACATCGCCAGCCAGCAGCGTACCAAATTCGGGCAGACTGGTAATGGAGTCAACCTGTACACTATCAGTAAGCGGCCGGTTAAGCAGAAAATTGAAATAGTAACGGGCGGATTCTTTGGTTTTGATGGCTGCCGTCAGCGACGCATTGATCTTGGTTACTTCATTGGCACTGCGGATTACCCCGGTGCGGTTCACCTTCTCATTGTCAAACAGCACCTGATTGATCCGCTTGCCCTCCTGTACCAGACCCAGTGAAGATTCGTAGATCTGCACGGCATTAACCGCCTTGGCATACTGGTAGTAAGCGGTTTTAATCTCTTTAACCAGTTCGCGTTTATAAACGAGTATCTCCGCTTTTTGCAGATCTACCTGCTGGCCTTTGATACGCTTGTTGTAAACCAGTTCGGCATTGATCAGAGGCAACGTGGTCCGGAATTTTGCATCATAAAAATTGTCGGGGAAAAGCTGAATACTCTGGTTTTGCAAATTTGGAAAGGCGTTGGTGCTGGTCAGCTGGTTGAGTGTGGAATAAACACCATTTAACAGATCACCGGTCGGGAAATCGATCGTTCGTCCGCCGCTTGCCTTGTTGTAAGTTGCAGAAAATGACACGCTGGGCAGAAACATGGTTTTGGCTTCTGCCAGGGCCAGCACGTTTCTTTCGAAGAGAAAATTTTGCTGTTTGATGCTCTGGTTTGACCCAAGCCCTTCGGTGATGTAATCATGGAGCCTGCCCTGTCCCTGAGATGGGTAGGCCAGCATGGCAAGCATTGGAAACGACAGCGCCGCTTTCCAAACATTAGATTTTTTTAGCAAATTATTCACTGTGATAATTTTAAACACTGTTTAATTAATATTTAAAAGAATAGGCCAAATCATTCAGAATGAAATCATCCTGTTACAACCGGCCTTACATCAACGCGTACTCTTTCTGAAAAAAATTTTAAGTCCTGATCTATTTTGATTCTATCAAGGCAATAAAGGTTTCATATCCGTGCAGCATCAGCTCTTCACTTGATTTTTCAAAGAACCCCGACATCCGGTCTTTGCAGTACAGTGAACAAATACCATGTACCAAAGACAGTGTCATCAGTGTGAAATACTTGTTATTGAGCCCCTGGAACCTTCCCTGATCCTGGCACTGCTGGATCACGCCCGACAAGTGCTCAATCGCTTCCTGCGCAATCTGAAACCCCTCCCCTTCTGATTTACCCGTATCACTGACCAGAAACATCAGATTGTAATAATCGGTGTGTTTTTGTGCAAAGCGGATGAATACCAAACCAAGCGCTTTATAGCGTTCATAGGGATCCTGGATGCTATCCAAAGCTTTCATCTGGCTTAAAAACAACCG
It includes:
- a CDS encoding TolC family protein, translating into MNNLLKKSNVWKAALSFPMLAMLAYPSQGQGRLHDYITEGLGSNQSIKQQNFLFERNVLALAEAKTMFLPSVSFSATYNKASGGRTIDFPTGDLLNGVYSTLNQLTSTNAFPNLQNQSIQLFPDNFYDAKFRTTLPLINAELVYNKRIKGQQVDLQKAEILVYKRELVKEIKTAYYQYAKAVNAVQIYESSLGLVQEGKRINQVLFDNEKVNRTGVIRSANEVTKINASLTAAIKTKESARYYFNFLLNRPLTDSVQVDSITSLPEFGTLLAGDVAGREELYKLKISQGINTNLTGLAKSYIIPRVGTFIDLGSQSFDWNFNNKSRYYFWGVSLDWDLFAFGKNNYKIKKAAAEQKSISAQTDYIEKQLFTELKVRQNQMQTAIAQYQSAQSQLKTAQTYYNDELKLYREGVAIYIELLDAQNQLINARLDANIALFDIWITQASIERANASFTFQ
- a CDS encoding TetR/AcrR family transcriptional regulator: MSISKRKEQEKIEMHKKILDSARKIFLEKGYEQTSIRNIASEINYSPGSIYFYFKDKSKIFHELHKEGFRLFLSQMKALDSIQDPYERYKALGLVFIRFAQKHTDYYNLMFLVSDTGKSEGEGFQIAQEAIEHLSGVIQQCQDQGRFQGLNNKYFTLMTLSLVHGICSLYCKDRMSGFFEKSSEELMLHGYETFIALIESK
- a CDS encoding efflux RND transporter periplasmic adaptor subunit encodes the protein MKTIPLLILGTAAFLACKQTPKEEVHFDDREAIPVKVSVVSSLDVSGNINATGLVSTEHEAKYGFKIGGVISRILVEEGQSFKKGQLLAVLNATEIAAGLSQSNLNVEKAQRDYDRAVNLYRDSVYTKEQLQNTKTLLDIAKKGDETVSFNEQYSRIYAASDGFVAKRLASEGEVIAPGSPVLVINETKQDKSFLLRVGLTDKEWAAVSAGQKATVILDGYPDKPIDAFVFRKSQTADAAAASFQVELKLKLTDIKPAVGMFGKAQIATGKAQHVMSIPYDALVEADGYTAYAFILNGPGKVKKVPIDIASFDNKTVYLKEGLKPSDQVVISNSAYLNEESTIKVIQ